Proteins encoded together in one Salarchaeum sp. JOR-1 window:
- the hisH gene encoding imidazole glycerol phosphate synthase subunit HisH has protein sequence MSTTDAQRQAAASVVVVDYGLGNLRSVTRGLERAGASVTITEDTDEILNADGVVLPGVGAFSEGMENAGPFRDTLLDVAESGTPLFGICLGMQMLLEGSEEASRDGEGDVDGLGLIPGRNVRFSQGQKVPHMGWNELDVQRSHPLVEGVDSVSSETRLADGTAGGSVDGEYAYFVHSYYAEPDNGVNVVATTDYEVEFASVVANEAGNVFGTQFHPEKSGETGLRILRNFVDICAE, from the coding sequence ATGAGCACTACGGACGCCCAGCGGCAGGCGGCGGCGTCGGTCGTCGTCGTGGACTACGGCCTGGGGAACCTGCGGAGCGTGACGCGCGGCCTCGAACGCGCGGGCGCGTCCGTCACCATCACCGAGGACACCGACGAGATCCTGAACGCGGACGGCGTCGTCCTCCCCGGCGTCGGCGCGTTCAGCGAGGGCATGGAGAACGCGGGGCCGTTCCGCGACACCCTGCTCGACGTGGCGGAGTCGGGGACGCCCCTGTTCGGCATCTGCCTCGGGATGCAGATGCTGCTGGAGGGCAGCGAGGAAGCCAGTCGGGACGGCGAGGGCGACGTGGACGGTCTCGGGCTGATTCCGGGACGGAACGTCCGGTTCAGCCAGGGCCAGAAGGTGCCGCACATGGGCTGGAACGAACTGGACGTGCAGCGCAGCCACCCCCTCGTTGAGGGCGTCGACAGTGTCTCGTCGGAGACGCGGTTGGCCGACGGAACCGCGGGCGGTTCCGTCGACGGCGAGTACGCGTACTTCGTGCACTCCTACTACGCGGAGCCCGACAACGGCGTGAACGTCGTTGCGACGACCGACTACGAGGTCGAGTTCGCGTCCGTCGTCGCGAACGAGGCGGGGAACGTGTTCGGCACGCAGTTCCACCCGGAGAAGTCCGGTGAGACGGGGCTGAGGATTCTGCGGAACTTCGTCGACATCTGCGCCGAGTGA